In Paroedura picta isolate Pp20150507F chromosome 6, Ppicta_v3.0, whole genome shotgun sequence, one genomic interval encodes:
- the DDX3X gene encoding ATP-dependent RNA helicase DDX3X isoform X6 gives MSHVAVENALGLDQQFAGLDLNSSDAQSGGGTASKGRYIPPHLRNREASKQGFDGWNAGRDRDAYSSFGARSERGSGKSSFFADRGNGSRGRFDERGRGSDFDGIGSRGDRSSFGRFERSGNSRWSDKCDEDDWSKPLAPSERMEQELFAGGNTGINFEKYDDIPVEATGSNCPPHIESFSDVDMGEIIMGNIELTRYTRPTPVQKYAIPIIKEKRDLMACAQTGSGKTAAFLLPILSQIYTDGPGDALRAMKENGRYGRRKQYPISLVLAPTRELAVQIYEEARKFAYRSKVRPCVVYGGADIGQQIRDLERGCHLLVATPGRLVDMMERGKIGLDFCKYLVLDEADRMLDMGFEPQIRRIVEQDTMPPKGVRQTMMFSATFPKEIQMLARDFLEEYIFLAVGRVGSTSENITQKVVWVEELDKRSFLLDLLNATGKDSLTLVFVETKKGADSLEDFLYHEGYACTSIHGDRSQRDREEALHQFRSGRSPILVATAVAARGLDISNVKHVINFDLPSDIEEYVHRIGRTGRVGNLGLATSFFNERNANITKDLLDLLVEAKQEVPSWLENLAYEQHHKGGSSRGRSKGRFSGGFGARDYRTSSSSAGSSFGSSRASSGRSGGGGGGGSGHGGSRGFGGGGYGGFYNSDGYGGNYNSQGVDWWGN, from the exons ATGAGTCATGTGGCAGTGGAAAATGCCCTCGGTCTAGATCAGCAG TTTGCTGGTCTAGACTTGAATTCCTCAGACGCGCAGAGTGGAGGAGGTACAGCAAGCA aAGGCCGGTACATTCCTCCTCATTTGCGGAACAGAGAAGCCTCAAAACAGG GTTTTGATGGTTGGAACGCAGGAAGAGACAGGGATGCATACAGTAGCTTTGGTGCAAGAAGTGAACGTGGTTCAGGGAAATCAAGCTTCTTCGCTGACCGTGGAAATGGCTCAAGGGGAAG ATTTGATGAACGTGGAAGAGGCAGTGACTTTGATGGCATCGGCAGTCGTGGTGATAGAAGCAGCTTTGGAAGATTTGAGCGCAGTGGGAACAGTCGTTGGTCTGATAAATGTGATGAGGATGACTGGTCCAAACCACTTGCACCAAGTGAACGTATGGAACA GGAGCTCTTCGCTGGTGGAAATACTGGCATTAACTTTGAAAAATATGATGACATTCCTGTTGAGGCAACAGGCAGCAATTGCCCTCCACACATTGAAAGT TTCAGTGATGTTGACATGGGGGAAATTATCATGGGGAACATTGAGCTCACCCGCTACACACGACCTACTCCAGTACAGAAATATGCTATCCCTATCATCAAAGAGAAGAGAGATTTGATGGCTTGTGCCCAGACAG GCTCTGGAAAAACAGCTGCATTTCTTCTGCCTATACTGAGTCAGATCTATACAGATGGCCCAGGTGATGCCCTGAGAGCTATGAAG GAAAATGGAAGGTATGGACGTCGTAAGCAATACCCAATCTCATTGGTTTTGGCTCCTACAAGAGAATTGGCAGTGCAGATATATGAAGAAGCCAGGAAG TTTGCATATCGTTCCAAAGTTCGTCCTTGTGTTGTCTATGGTGGGGCTGACATTGGCCAACAGATACGTGACTTGGAGCGTGGTTGCCACTTACTTGTAGCAACTCCAGGACGTCTTGTAGATATGATGGAGAGAGGAAAAAttggactggacttctgcaa GTACTTGGTATTGGATGAAGCTGACCGTATGCTTGACATGGGGTTTGAACCTCAAATTCGTCGTATTGTTGAGCAAGATACTATGCCACCAAAAGGCGTCCGTCAGACCATGATGTTCAGTGCTACCTTTCCAAAGGAAATCCAG ATGCTTGCTCGTGACTTCTTAGAAGAATATATCTTTCTGGCTGTTGGCAGAGTTGGCTCTACATCTGAGAACATCACACAGAAAGTAGTGTGGGTGGAAGAATTAGACAAACGGTCATTTCTGCTTGACCTCCTAAATGCCACAG GCAAAGATTCTTTGACTCTGGTGTTTGTGGAAACTAAAAAGGGGGCTGATTCCCTGGAAGATTTCCTGTACCATGAAGGATATGCTTGTACAAGTATCCATGGTGATCGCTCCCAGCGAGACAGAGAAGAAGCATTACACCAGTTCCGTTCGGGCAGAAGTCCTATCTTGGTTGCAACTGCA GTAGCTGCAAGAGGGCTGGATATTTCAAACGTAAAACATGTAATCAACTTTGATTTGCCAAGTGACATAGAAGAATATGTTCATCGCATTGGCCGTACAGGGCGTGTTGGGAACCTTG GTCTTGCCACATCATTCTTTAATGAAAGGAACGCAAATATTACAAAAGACTTGCTAGATCTACTAGTTGAAGCGAAGCAAGAAGTGCCATCTTGGCTAGAAAACCTGGCATATGAGCAGCATCACAAGGGTGGAAGTAGTCGTGGACGATCTAAAGG CCGTTTCAGTGGAGGGTTCGGTGCCAGAGACTATCGAACAAGCAGCAGTTCCGCTGGCAGTAGTTTTGGAAGCAGCCGTGCAAGTAGTGGCCgcagcggtggcggtggcggtggcggcagtgGCCATGGCGGCAGCAGAGGGTTTGGAGGAG GTGGCTATGGCGGCTTCTATAACAGTGATGGATACGGAGGAAACTATAACTCTCAGGGGGTAGACTGGTGGGGCAACTGA
- the DDX3X gene encoding ATP-dependent RNA helicase DDX3X isoform X3: MSHVAVENALGLDQQFAGLDLNSSDAQSGGGTASKGRYIPPHLRNREASKQDSPSWDSRGGNGYMNGYDRDSRMNGYDRDRDVFGSRGGSGRDDRGFDGWNAGRDRDAYSSFGARSERGSGKSSFFADRGNGSRGRFDERGRGSDFDGIGSRGDRSSFGRFERSGNSRWSDKCDEDDWSKPLAPSERMEQELFAGGNTGINFEKYDDIPVEATGSNCPPHIESFSDVDMGEIIMGNIELTRYTRPTPVQKYAIPIIKEKRDLMACAQTGSGKTAAFLLPILSQIYTDGPGDALRAMKENGRYGRRKQYPISLVLAPTRELAVQIYEEARKFAYRSKVRPCVVYGGADIGQQIRDLERGCHLLVATPGRLVDMMERGKIGLDFCKYLVLDEADRMLDMGFEPQIRRIVEQDTMPPKGVRQTMMFSATFPKEIQMLARDFLEEYIFLAVGRVGSTSENITQKVVWVEELDKRSFLLDLLNATGKDSLTLVFVETKKGADSLEDFLYHEGYACTSIHGDRSQRDREEALHQFRSGRSPILVATAVAARGLDISNVKHVINFDLPSDIEEYVHRIGRTGRVGNLGLATSFFNERNANITKDLLDLLVEAKQEVPSWLENLAYEQHHKGGSSRGRSKGRFSGGFGARDYRTSSSSAGSSFGSSRASSGRSGGGGGGGSGHGGSRGFGGGGYGGFYNSDGYGGNYNSQGVDWWGN; encoded by the exons ATGAGTCATGTGGCAGTGGAAAATGCCCTCGGTCTAGATCAGCAG TTTGCTGGTCTAGACTTGAATTCCTCAGACGCGCAGAGTGGAGGAGGTACAGCAAGCA aAGGCCGGTACATTCCTCCTCATTTGCGGAACAGAGAAGCCTCAAAACAGG ATTCCCCCAGCTGGGACTCTCGTGGAGGTAATGGCTATATGAATGGATATGATCGTGACAGCCGGATGAATGGCTACGATCGTGATCGCGATGTGTTTGGATCCAGAGGAGGATCTGGACGTGATGACAGAG GTTTTGATGGTTGGAACGCAGGAAGAGACAGGGATGCATACAGTAGCTTTGGTGCAAGAAGTGAACGTGGTTCAGGGAAATCAAGCTTCTTCGCTGACCGTGGAAATGGCTCAAGGGGAAG ATTTGATGAACGTGGAAGAGGCAGTGACTTTGATGGCATCGGCAGTCGTGGTGATAGAAGCAGCTTTGGAAGATTTGAGCGCAGTGGGAACAGTCGTTGGTCTGATAAATGTGATGAGGATGACTGGTCCAAACCACTTGCACCAAGTGAACGTATGGAACA GGAGCTCTTCGCTGGTGGAAATACTGGCATTAACTTTGAAAAATATGATGACATTCCTGTTGAGGCAACAGGCAGCAATTGCCCTCCACACATTGAAAGT TTCAGTGATGTTGACATGGGGGAAATTATCATGGGGAACATTGAGCTCACCCGCTACACACGACCTACTCCAGTACAGAAATATGCTATCCCTATCATCAAAGAGAAGAGAGATTTGATGGCTTGTGCCCAGACAG GCTCTGGAAAAACAGCTGCATTTCTTCTGCCTATACTGAGTCAGATCTATACAGATGGCCCAGGTGATGCCCTGAGAGCTATGAAG GAAAATGGAAGGTATGGACGTCGTAAGCAATACCCAATCTCATTGGTTTTGGCTCCTACAAGAGAATTGGCAGTGCAGATATATGAAGAAGCCAGGAAG TTTGCATATCGTTCCAAAGTTCGTCCTTGTGTTGTCTATGGTGGGGCTGACATTGGCCAACAGATACGTGACTTGGAGCGTGGTTGCCACTTACTTGTAGCAACTCCAGGACGTCTTGTAGATATGATGGAGAGAGGAAAAAttggactggacttctgcaa GTACTTGGTATTGGATGAAGCTGACCGTATGCTTGACATGGGGTTTGAACCTCAAATTCGTCGTATTGTTGAGCAAGATACTATGCCACCAAAAGGCGTCCGTCAGACCATGATGTTCAGTGCTACCTTTCCAAAGGAAATCCAG ATGCTTGCTCGTGACTTCTTAGAAGAATATATCTTTCTGGCTGTTGGCAGAGTTGGCTCTACATCTGAGAACATCACACAGAAAGTAGTGTGGGTGGAAGAATTAGACAAACGGTCATTTCTGCTTGACCTCCTAAATGCCACAG GCAAAGATTCTTTGACTCTGGTGTTTGTGGAAACTAAAAAGGGGGCTGATTCCCTGGAAGATTTCCTGTACCATGAAGGATATGCTTGTACAAGTATCCATGGTGATCGCTCCCAGCGAGACAGAGAAGAAGCATTACACCAGTTCCGTTCGGGCAGAAGTCCTATCTTGGTTGCAACTGCA GTAGCTGCAAGAGGGCTGGATATTTCAAACGTAAAACATGTAATCAACTTTGATTTGCCAAGTGACATAGAAGAATATGTTCATCGCATTGGCCGTACAGGGCGTGTTGGGAACCTTG GTCTTGCCACATCATTCTTTAATGAAAGGAACGCAAATATTACAAAAGACTTGCTAGATCTACTAGTTGAAGCGAAGCAAGAAGTGCCATCTTGGCTAGAAAACCTGGCATATGAGCAGCATCACAAGGGTGGAAGTAGTCGTGGACGATCTAAAGG CCGTTTCAGTGGAGGGTTCGGTGCCAGAGACTATCGAACAAGCAGCAGTTCCGCTGGCAGTAGTTTTGGAAGCAGCCGTGCAAGTAGTGGCCgcagcggtggcggtggcggtggcggcagtgGCCATGGCGGCAGCAGAGGGTTTGGAGGAG GTGGCTATGGCGGCTTCTATAACAGTGATGGATACGGAGGAAACTATAACTCTCAGGGGGTAGACTGGTGGGGCAACTGA